Within Triticum dicoccoides isolate Atlit2015 ecotype Zavitan chromosome 1B, WEW_v2.0, whole genome shotgun sequence, the genomic segment tgtgagcttgTCGTTACTTTGTTTCAGATTGCAAGACTTTGTTGAACCTATTTGCTTATCTATAAAGGTGgcggtatgcatcgttctgatgcagaggccgggagtccccccttttcgaaaaaagtgTGTGACCATTCCTCGAGAAATTCACATTAGCGATATACCCAGTTCCAAATTTCAACTTCAGCCTTATTGAAGTGCCGATACACCGCAATCTGCCCTTTGCCATGATAGCGATTCTGTCACTTAAGATGTCAGCTTCCTCCATTGAATGTGTGGTCAATACAATAGCTCTtcctttctttgcctcctcgatgaTGTCCCAGACATGCCTCCTTGTTATTGGATCCATGCCAGTTGCCGACAGAGCAGTTCACGTGGAGGTCCAGGGTGCCGTTGCAATGTCGTTTCTTTGCATGGCTCGTCCTACGTAACAGGTGCTGGACCTCAGACCGATTAGCACGGTGTGGGCTGGACCATCAGGACGCTTGCCCGTTCTGTGACCAAGCGGAGGAAACCATAGACCACATCCTTGCCCAATGCGTCTTTGCGAGAGAGATTTGGACAAGGATATGCATGGCGATGAACAAGCAAGAGTCGATACCAACCGGAGACACAAGGCTAACCGAGTGGTGCTTGAGTAAGGGTGGAAACAAAGAAGAGGGAAAGGACATCCGCGCCCTCATCCTCCTCGTCATGTGGAAGCTGTGGAAACACCGCAATACGATTGTGTTTGATGGTGCAACACCATTGGTGGGAGGAGTACTACGCCGTATTGAGGAGGAGGGCCGAGCGTGGAAGACATCTGGCATCATCAAGGCAGACGTAGAGGGCTTCTTTGCGGCTCTAGCAGTGGGCAATAAGGCGAGGAGTTAGTTATATGTAATACATCAGGTGGAACTCTGGGTGTAAATATGTGTATATAAACCCAAAATGGAGGGGCTCTTTACCCCTTTTTTCCTTCTATAGTATGCActctcgtgcgtattcgagaaaaaaaatacCTCTGAAAGGTGTGGCCCTGAATAGTCCTCTGCTGGACCACCCTGAGAACTTTCATCTTCTTGGCAGGTTGTACGATTATTGTCAGTCCGTAAATCAACTGATCCATCTTTAACACAATCTTGTTGGCATGGTGAGCCTTTTCTTTTGTTTCGCGAAGCAATGGATCCACCTGTGAAACACACCATGAGTGGTAATGAATAGAACAGACAGTAATAGATAGAACATGGTAAAAGAAAAACGCAAGCACATGAGAGTCCAATCTGTTTCAGTTTCAGTTTTAACTTGACGGCAAGAACACCTGACAACTTGTTTCATCAGTTCATAATAAGCAAGCAAAAAGGGTTGATTCAGATTCAGAACACTGACAACTGAAAGCGGCAATTTCGTTCAAAATAACTACGTATTGCAGTTGCTGAGTTGCATGCAGGATCGTTGGTTGTACTAGCAAATAACACCGGCGATCCCTGGGGACGGACTGCAGGCAGAAACAGGGGAAGGACGGAAAGGAAAAGGTTCTCACCACTGGCTCTGGCTGGCTCTTGCTCTTGCCCCGTTCCCCAGACCTCACCTCAGTTTCGTGTCGTCCAGCCCTGTCCCGATTCCCTTCGCAAGCCAACAAGAAGGCCAGGCGAGGCGAAgatttgtctttttttctttttcttttgagcgGTAGGGCGAGGCGGAGATAGAACCAGCGTCGGACTTCTCTGCAGTGGGCTTCTCGGCGCCTATCCGCCCGATCTAAAGTTTTTTTTTTAGGGCAGCCCGATCCAAAGGTATGTATGTCTCGCGGGTGCTCCTATTCGGCGCGTGAGCTGCATGCCAGCGGCCCAGCGCGCACCGCCGGAAAATGCTACTCGCGGCTCGTTGCGGCAAGTTGTCGACTCTTCGCACAGAGGAGGTGCGAGCGAGCGAACGAGTGGGCCGGACCGTTTTAGCGTTTTCAGCAGAcgattttgggaaccttctatgATGTTTCTAGCCGggttttttccggttttgggaaccttctagaaggttcctgaaccggccttttctttttcagttttttttcgtttttcttttttctatttctcttctttttcgttttttcttttcttttttctgtttctttttttccttctcttttttttcttttcaagtttattttcaaattttgtttcctaatttcaaaaaatgttcctgtttttcagattttgttcaaaaaatcaaaaatgttcccgttttccaaaatttgttcataaattcaaaaaatgttccccgtttcaaaattttgttccgaattttcaaaaaatattgctgttttttttcattttttgagaaATTTGTAAATAATGAcatggatttcaaaaaatgttcctgttttaaaacattatttaaaaatttcaaaaaatgttcttattttttcaaatttttgttcacgtattaaaaaattgttctaatttcaatttttttgggattttcaaaattgttctccatttcCAAATAAATTCTAAAAACTCAAAATTTGTTCGTTATTTTAAAAATTGTTCCCATTTCAAATTTTTGTTCGAAAAttctgaaaatgttcatgtttatgaaacaaattcatgtttttgaaaatattcatgtttacaaaaaaatgttcacaattttaaatTTGTTCTCCtataaaaaatattcatgtttttgaAAAAAATCACTATTCCGAAACTTGTTCACATTTTCGAAAATGTGTTTATTGAAAATTGATCATAATTAAAAAAATCCTGTTTTTCAATATTCGTCCACAACTTCAAAATTGTTCCTGTTTTTCAAATTTTCTTGCAGATTTTAAAATTTTCTAACATTTTTTTAAAACTCGTGTGGGTTCTGTCGAAAATGTTCTACTTGTAAAAAATATAATCAGAATTTACAACAAAAGATTGGAAAAAAGAAAAATCATCGGATCTACCAGTGTGACTAGGTCTTAAGTGTTCGCAGTGCCACTTGACCAGTAAACTGGAACTGGCGTAGTGGCAAGTAGGGGTGGGCATATTAACCGAGCACCAAACTACCGAACCGAAAAAACCGGGACCGAAGCCGAAAAGACCAAAACCGAAAATTCCGATCCTTAGTTCGATCTGCAatttgtaaaaaccaaaattaattTAGGAATTTCGGTCTTGTACTTTAGTTAACCGAAGTAACCGATGAGACCGAGTCGATGTGCACATGGACAAATTTCTACGTAAAAGCCGGCCCACACACAGCCCAAAATCtcaagcctttgctcctcctcgtaTACATGCCTCCTCCAGCGGCCCATCCTACTAATCTCAGCCTCACTCCCGATCGATTCCCCACTCCTTACCCTAGCCGCCAGCGCGCCGCCTCTCCTTCTCCTCGCTCTGAACCCCAACGGGCGACGGTGGTGGCCTCCGGCCTACGCATATCTCTTCCCTCTGATCTCCCGCCTCCTCTTCGATTGCTTGATGCTAGCATCTTTTTCTATTTCTATATGATTTGGAGCTTCTTGATAAGGTCGTGAGATCTGGATGAGTTCACGGGATGGTTCTTGCTAGTAGGATCTGATTTTTCTACTCACGGGATCTACTTCTTGTGTGTACACAAGGTTAATTTGATGATTAAGTTCAGAAGTGTGCCTGTTTTTGCTTTCATTCTCTGATATATCGGTCAATTCGGCCTCAACCGAGGACCGACCCGAAATCTCGGTCCCCCGAATGCTCGGTTAGCAGTTTTTCAGGTCACCGATCGATCATTCTTTTTCCAAAAACCGAACTTGTTCAAAACCCGAAGAACCGGACCGAACGGTTTGGTTTAACCAAACGCCCAGTCCTAGCAAGCAACCCTTGTCTACATCCTTTCGGTCGCGGGTTCGAATCCTAGTGGAAGCGCTGTTGTTTAATTGTTTATTTTTTTCACTGCTCGTTGccttcgtgggccggcccagctgaggGAAACTCCTATGCGATTGCTCGACATTCTGCCGCAGAATGTGGCGCACAGGAGTTCCCCGCACCGCCTCCCTCCCGCGCGCCCCTATTGAGCCGGCCAATGAGCGGGGCAGGCCgccccttttttttatttcttttgcttTTTGTTCTTTTCATGTTTTTATTTATTCTTATTTTAAATAATTCATAATTTAAAATTTATTATAAATTTCAAAAACAAAAGGGGGGAATTTTATTTTTTttaccaaaaatcataaaattttcatGGTTTAGAAAATTGTTCATGGTTTTGAATAATACGTTCGCATACAAATGCTTGTGTATTCAAAACATGTTcaagaatttcagaaaatgtttatcGATGAAAACAAATGTtcgtgatttcaaaaaatgttcgccctTTCGAAAGAATGCACATTCTTTGAATTTTAATGAACATTTCCTTATTTTGATGTACAattttttatgaacattttttactAATGATGAATCTTTTTTGTATTTGATGAATTAATTATGAATTCAATGATTTTTTTAACTTAATGAACAAAATTTGTATAGGAGCCACCATGTCTCGCTTATAGCGAGACCTAGCCTTTTATTTAGGGGTAGCCTACGCTCACGTCAAGGATACACCAGTCGGCCGGCTCAGTAGCAAAACGAGTGTAGCTTCTCATTTGTTTCTTTCAATTCATTgacctctttttcttttttcttttctttaaatTTTCGAAAAATATTATAAACACATATATTTCAAAAGTTAAATTTAACTATTTTTAAAAtcataaaaaaatttaaaaatgcaAAGTAGTGTAAATTTTTTGTTTAatgtaattaaaaaaatgttcatagcATTCACCACTATTGTGCATTCATATTTAAAAAAGAGAAACCATTTTTTCAAATATCTCAGatttataataataataatgcacgaTGCGAACAAAAACAAGTAGACATCAAAACAAATTCTTAAAATATTAACATGTATTTGCAATTTATAAAGGTTCATTAAAAAACTATTTAGATATATAATGTGTATTGAAAAAAGTACacataaaaaatatatgttttaAAAAATGTTAGCCATGCATTTTGAAAATGTTAAACGTGTTTATAAAATAAATTACCGATGTATAAAAAAATGAATGTGTATTGAAAAAAAGTTGACATGTGATAAACAAAAAAGAAATCAACAAAAATCGACAAAGAAACAGAGAAAACAAATGCGAAAGGATTGAAACATTAAAACCtgggaaagaaacaaagaaaaatgaagggaacaaaaggaagaaagaaaagaccaataaaaccaagaaagaaacaaggaAATCTGgtggaaaaacaaagaaaaacaaaaaaacctaAGAAAAACCGATGAAGAAACAAAAAAATCGCAAAAAGACAAAAAAAACAGACCAAGCCAGTACGTGACCTGCAGGCGAGCGACCTGAACCCGAGTGAGCGACGCGGGCGACCTGAGCTAATGGGCCGACCGTATATGCGCTTGCTTCAGGCGAGACAAGAGCTATACTGGTTGGTTCCTAGATGTTTTCTGGTGCAGGCTGGGAGACTATCAGATCATCGGATATTTGGATTACACCCCACTCTTGAGAAAAATAACCATTGACACAATCCTGAAGCAACAAATCGACTCGTTGTAAACATTTTTTTAGAAATGGAACTCGTTGTAAACATAACTGTACTTTTCAACCTACTTTACAATATGTGTCATCACACTTGCCACAAGACATCAAAACAACATCAAGCTGTATATCTATCACCAAGTCCTTAATTAACGACGACAATGCTCTAGCACAAACATAATGTACATTAGCAGCCTTTCTATACTTACAAATCACCCCTGAGATAATTCGCACGAAAATCGATCGACCTCCTGCGCTCAAGCTCATCATCTTGTTGTTGGGACCTGGTTTTCGTCAATGACGTACCCCACAGGGCCTCCGCGGCCGACTGACGCCCTGCGCGAAAGCGAAGGAGGCCTTGTCAGCTCCACGTTTGCCGGCACAGGGGTTTCGTCAGAGTGACCAGAGACGCAGAGCGTTCCGTTGTCATCCTGGTCCCAGAACACCTCCACCATGACTCCTCTCGGATGCTCCTCCGTCTCGGTTCCAGGAATGCCCACGAAACGCGCACCCTTCGGTATCTGCATTCGCAAAGTTGGGCAATTCAGAGAGATGTTCACAATTGGCTAAATAAAGACTAGAGGGATCTGCATCTCAGACAAGTTATCTTTCATGTTCCCAGGTGCAGTTATGTTCCTAGGATTAGTGAGGGCAAACCTGAATTGATGCTCCGGATGACAGGTTAAGAGTCACTAGTGTCCCTTCGGCGGTAGAGCTCTCCAACTCAGCTTGCTTTGCAATGTTCAGGAAGACTTCTTCAAGTGTCGTAAGACCAAGCTGAATGTCTGATATCCCGAATTCCCTTTCCCTGTCTTGGAGTTCCCCGAAGAACCTCTGTTGGTAAATAAGTATTCTAGTGTCATAAATTCAGTTAATGATGTGCAACATAATTTGGGTGTCAAGGCATTACCGTCAGAAGTGGTTCTTTCTCATGGGGGATGACAAACGTTAAGAATGTCCTGCTTTCCTCTTTCGGGTCCACATCAAGCCTCTGTTTCAGAAACATTTTTTGCGGTTTAACATTTCCGCATAATAAGAGAAACTAATCTGAATGATATTTAGTTTAAGGATGAGACACATACTTCCTTGAAGAATGATTTGACAGATTCTATGTTAGGATTAACTGGGGCCTCTGCATCACCATTGATGTTAGGGCTCTGTGTGTGACCATTCCCCGAGAAATTCACATTAGCGATATACCCAGTTCCAAATTTCGACTTCAGCCTTATCGAAGTGCCGATACACCGCAATCTCCCCTTTGCCATGATAGCGATTCGGTCACTTAAGATGTCAGCTTCTTCCATTGAATGTGTGGTCAATACAATAGCTCTTCCCTTCTTTGCCTCCTCGATGATGTCCCAGACATGCCTCCTTGTTATTGGATCCATGCCAGTTGTCTGTGTAGGATATAAATAGTTAGATTAACATGTGGCATTGTATGTGTAGCAAGTGAACTGATGAGAATTTGACAGGTCTCTACCGGCTCATCAAGAAACACCAATTTTGGGTCACCAATTAGAGCAATCGCAACACTTAACCGCCGTTTCATTCCACCACTGTAGCTACCTGCTCTAACATTAGCTGCCTGGCTGAGCTTCACTTGGGCTAGTGACTGTTCTGCTACCTGCATTGGATGAACAGAGAAAGATCAATATGCAAAACAATGTTGAGTGTTGGGGAGTAGTTGTCTATAGGTTCTTAAGAAACATACCGACTTGATTGTTGATGATGGCAACCCCTTGATGCTGGCAAACAACTCCATGTGCTCCTTAGCCGTCAATGCATCCCAGAGGATGTCAAACTGCAAAGCAAACATATTTATCTTCCATTAAAACTGGACAGCACCTGCATGATAATATGTGAATGAATGTTCAAAAGACCAACCTGCGGACAGACTCCAATCATTCTGCGAATATTAGACATGCCCGCAGTGCTTCGAACGGAATGACCATAAATCAAAGCTGTCAAATGTTCAAAGTGGCTTGTTAGCATATTCATAGTTACTGATAACATATCATATCACCAACCATTGCTTCAGGGAATGGCACTAACCATCGCCGCCAGTAATTGGTGTGATACCAGTCAGGCAACTGATTGTAGTTGTTTTACCAGCTCCATTTGGGCCAAGAAGACAAAATAGCTGGTCCTTCTCAAGGTTCACCCATAAGCCCTGGTGAGATTTATTAGGTAGTTAATATCATAGGAAGCAAAGCTTGCTTGCTTTTATATTAGAAGATCACTGAGAACTCACTTTGACAGAATGGAATGGCTTAGTTGTTCTGCACTTGCAGCAACCCATATTAAAACTTCCTGGATATGTTTTCCGCAAGCCACGTATTTGAACCGCAACACCAGGATCTACCTCATTGCCTGCAGCTTGTTCTTTTACTAGATTTTCCTCAGTAAGAACATCCTCATCAGTAGGGCTAGCATCATCAGCCGGCCGGTTCGAACCAAAACAGCTACAAAGGCCTCCCTCTGGAGTGGATCAATCAGATTAATGAGTAACCTTACATAATACAGCTAAAAACATGGTGAAGAACTACTGCAGACTTCAACAAACTCTGACCTCTCATCTTGCCTCCTTTCCCTGTCCAGTATGAAGGCGTCAGAAAGTAAAACACTGACTTTCTAACACCATTGACATTTGGAATTATGTTGTCGAAGTAGATCGCCAGGATAAACCACAAGAAAAATGTGGAGATGAGCCATATGTAGATGTCATCCTGTCAGATGTTTGCAAACAATCAGGGCTTCAAGTTGCATAAGCACTAAAAGTAAATACCTACTAATGAGCAAAGTTTTGTACATACTACTGTAATGACGCAGTCCGTCTCAAAGGATTGGCACGTTTTACGCTGATTCCAGCTAATACCTTTGTCTTCTGGAGTTGCTGTTGCCTTACCTAGAATATTGAGGGCTTGGGCAAAAACATTAGGAGGAAAGAAGGACCATATTGTCCGGTAGTACGCCTCATAGGTATTTGAATATGGGAACCCGAAGGTTGTAACAAGCTGCACAAGCAAGTAACCAAGGGGTTTGTTTATTTTCTGACAACTTCAAATACTGTATCTGTAAGATGATGATTAGGCAAACTTTACCTGTGTCAAGAACCCAATGATGAATATTGCAAATCCAACCGTAGTAGCTGATGCTGCTTTTGCCACAAATGTGGATATCATGAAAGCAAAACCAAGCTGCAGAAATTATAATGAACAAGACTGTTAAGGGAAAAAAACATTGTTTGCAGATTCTGATAGAGATTCAGAAAATGTATAAACAAAATTCATTCATAGAAGCATGCTATTATCTAAATTTAACACTCCAGATAGGGACAAGCAAAACAAGCATACAGATCAGTATATATAGCTTACCATGTTCAGTTGGAAGAGGAAGAATAGGATGAATAAGATTCCAAAGCTATTGTTCAGGAAGAAGTCAAACTGGAACATCATCCCAAAGAGCACCGTGAAAAGTGCTGAAATTAATGTAAGCAAGGCCTCCCAGGTAAGCCATGATAACCAATAAGCCGATTCATAGAGCCCCATGATAGACATAGCCTGTGAATGGTCATGAAGACACATAAATATCTAGTCTCGAA encodes:
- the LOC119349058 gene encoding ABC transporter A family member 2-like, whose translation is MELLSGPALAWQQYRSLLRKNAALAWRHRRSSALQLLSSLLFIFLIFCIDRAVRSRFSYTTAYQNVRDPKALVAPPIPPCEDKFFVKTPCYDFLWSGGTSARVPALVDAIRRNNPGRPIPAEKVLGFTTPDEVDAWLFANPMRCPGALHFQDINATQMSYGIQTNSTPVARRGTYEDPTFKFQIPLQVAAEREMARLILGDPNFSWTVGFKEFAHPATETFSTIAQAGPTFFLAIAMFGFVFQISALVTEKELKLRQAMSIMGLYESAYWLSWLTWEALLTLISALFTVLFGMMFQFDFFLNNSFGILFILFFLFQLNMLGFAFMISTFVAKAASATTVGFAIFIIGFLTQLVTTFGFPYSNTYEAYYRTIWSFFPPNVFAQALNILGKATATPEDKGISWNQRKTCQSFETDCVITVDDIYIWLISTFFLWFILAIYFDNIIPNVNGVRKSVFYFLTPSYWTGKGGKMREGGLCSCFGSNRPADDASPTDEDVLTEENLVKEQAAGNEVDPGVAVQIRGLRKTYPGSFNMGCCKCRTTKPFHSVKGLWVNLEKDQLFCLLGPNGAGKTTTISCLTGITPITGGDALIYGHSVRSTAGMSNIRRMIGVCPQFDILWDALTAKEHMELFASIKGLPSSTIKSVAEQSLAQVKLSQAANVRAGSYSGGMKRRLSVAIALIGDPKLVFLDEPTTGMDPITRRHVWDIIEEAKKGRAIVLTTHSMEEADILSDRIAIMAKGRLRCIGTSIRLKSKFGTGYIANVNFSGNGHTQSPNINGDAEAPVNPNIESVKSFFKERLDVDPKEESRTFLTFVIPHEKEPLLTRFFGELQDREREFGISDIQLGLTTLEEVFLNIAKQAELESSTAEGTLVTLNLSSGASIQIPKGARFVGIPGTETEEHPRGVMVEVFWDQDDNGTLCVSGHSDETPVPANVELTRPPSLSRRASVGRGGPVGYVIDENQVPTTR